From the genome of Triticum aestivum cultivar Chinese Spring chromosome 3B, IWGSC CS RefSeq v2.1, whole genome shotgun sequence, one region includes:
- the LOC123066131 gene encoding cysteine proteinase EP-B 2, with product MGQLSKKLLLASMVAAVLAVAAVELCSAIPLEDNDLESEEALWDLYERWQTAHRVPRHHAEKHRRFGTFKSNVHFIHSHNKRGDRPYRLRLNRFGDMDQAEFRATFAGSRVSDRRRDGPATPPSVPGFMYAAVNVSDLPRSVDWRQKGAVTGVKNQGKCGSCWAFSTVVSVEGINAIRTGKLVSLSEQELIDCDTADNDGCEGGLMDNAFEYVKKNGGLTTEAAYPYRAANGTCKAAKSSPVVVRIDGHQDVPANSEEALAKAVANQPVSVAIDASGKAFMFYSEGVFTGDCGTDLDHGVAVVGYGVAEDGKAYWTVKNSWGPSWGEKGYIRVEKDSGAEGGLCGIAMEASYPVKADSKPKPKPRRALGAWESQ from the coding sequence ATGGGGCAGCTCAGCAAGAAGCTTCTGCTGGCGTCCATGGTGGCGGCGGTGCTGGCCGTGGCAGCGGTGGAGCTGTGCAGCGCCATCCCGCTGGAGGACAACGACCTGGAGTCGGAGGAGGCGCTCTGGGACCTGTACGAGCGGTGGCAGACCGCGCACCGCGTGCCCCGCCACCACGCCGAGAAGCACCGCCGCTTCGGCACCTTCAAGTCCAACGTCCACTTCATCCACTCCCACAACAAGCGCGGCGACCGCCCCTACCGTCTCCGCCTCAACCGCTTCGGCGACATGGACCAGGCCGAGTTCCGCGCCACCTTCGCCGGCTCCCGCGTCAGCGACCGCCGACGCGACGGCCCCGCCACGCCACCGTCCGTCCCGGGGTTCATGTACGCCGCCGTGAACGTGTCGGACCTGCCGCGGTCCGTGGACTGGCGCCAGAAGGGCGCCGTGACGGGCGTCAAGAACCAGGGCAAGTGCGGCAGCTGCTGGGCTTTCTCCACCGTGGTGTCCGTGGAAGGCATCAACGCCATCCGGACCGGGAAGCTCGTGTCGCTGTCGGAGCAGGAGCTCATCGACTGCGACACGGCGGACAACGACGGGTGCGAGGGCGGGCTCATGGACAACGCCTTCGAGTACGTCAAGAAAAACGGCGGGCTCACCACCGAGGCCGCCTACCCGTACCGGGCCGCCAACGGCACCTGCAAAGCCGCCAAGAGCTCCCCCGTGGTGGTGCGCATCGACGGACACCAGGACGTGCCGGCCAACAGCGAGGAGGCGCTGGCCAAGGCCGTGGCGAACCAGCCCGTCTCCGTGGCCATCGATGCCAGCGGGAAGGCGTTCATGTTCTACTCCGAGGGGGTGTTCACCGGTGACTGTGGAACAGACCTGGACCACGGCGTCGCGGTGGTCGGGTACGGGGTGGCGGAGGACGGCAAGGCGTACTGGACGGTGAAGAACTCGTGGGGGCCGTCATGGGGGGAGAAGGGGTACATCAGGGTGGAGAAGGATTCCGGTGCCGAAGGCGGGCTCTGCGGCATCGCCATGGAGGCATCCTACCCCGTCAAGGCGGACAGCAAACCCAAGCCCAAGCCCAGGCGCGCGCTCGGCGCATGGGAGTCGCAGTGA